A segment of the Lelliottia amnigena genome:
TAAGAAGGAAACAATCTGTCAAGAAATGATATTCCTTATTGAGTCTATTTTAACGCGATGGATGGTAACAAAAAATAAATGAGTGCCGGTTTATTATTCAAAACCGCTCACAGTTTAAACATCAGGAGTTTTAAGAAATAAAGAATGGATGAACTGAGGTATATAAATCACGTCAATATATTCACAAATATATATCAAAAAGTGAATCATTGAGCGATCGTCGAAACAGAACGAATGTGAACGTTGATCTGGGAAAGCGATCTGACGTTTTAAAAATCATCTTTCAGCATTTCTCAGTCACCAAATCCATACTCGTTAAAGTGATGATGACAATGACGGATGACCTTCCCTGCTGTCAAAGACCGGGCACTGCGCCGCTTACGGCGAAGAACGACTGATGCCAGCTTATCGGTTCACCGTCTGCTGGCTGAGTAAAGGTAGCTGGTGGACGATGCAAGTGCTTTAACACTCTGGCAATTCCTTCGCCAACAGTTGCGGCCAAATAGCGGCCCAATCCGATCCATGTGTCATGTTGCTGACGATGTCGACCTGACTGCAAGTGCCACCGACTGCACGCTGAAAGCGTTGCGCGACTTCGGGTGTCACTGTTTTATCAGCATCACCGCTGAAATGAAGTTGCGGCATCATTCGGAGTGCGGAAGCACGATCGATGGCGCTAACGGCATCGGGCATTGCGCTCACATGATGAATTGCATTCACATACGCCACGTCAAGATTTCCCGCCACAGTGCGTAATGAACGAACATCAGTGCGGCGTTCAGCCAGTATTGCTGCGATATTGCCGCCGCCGGAATACCCTATCAGCTCCAGCTTCACGCCTGGATATTGCTTCACAAACTGACTCAGCGCGTCATTCATAGCATCAATGACGGAGGGTGAAAATCGGTCGCTTGTCCACACTCGCTTATCACAATGAGCAGGTAACGGCGGCCCGATAAACTGGCAGGGGCGCGCAATATACAGCACATTTTGATTTTTATCCGTCGCAGCCAGCGTCAACCCGATCGGTTTACGTGGCGTGGGGTCATCTGAAGGTTGCGTGCGACTCTTCCATGCAAAGCCGTCACCCTCAATATAGACGCGCAGTGAATGAACGGGAGCAGTAATACGGGACCAGGTGGCGATCAAAAAAGGGTTGGTTTGTATGTCATCTCTGCTCAGCCTGGAATGCTGTGCAATCTCCTTTGCGGTAATGCGCGAATCATCAGAAACACAGCCCGCTAATAAAAAAGATAAACTAATCAATATGCCTGTGAAGAATATATCATGTTTTATTCCCATGCCCTGCTCACCCTAAGTTAAATCAAAACATTATAAAAGATGTGGGATTGTTTCACTTAGAAATAATTAAGCAAAACTTATTGTTTTTTGCAACAAACTGTATATTCTCCGCCAGAATGATATCGGATTAATCCGAAGACGATCTCATCTGCATTTTACAACTATCGCAACTTTGTGACGGCTCACCATGAAAAAAAAATATCTCAGCCAGCTGATTTCTCTGCTGGTGGCTTCAACGGCGGCGCAGGGGCTGCTGACAACTCACGCTTTAGCAGTATCTGGTTTAACTATCGACTCATCGGTTAGCAGCATTAATGTTGTCGGCCCAAATGACTCACTGCATATTACTAGCACAGGCTCAATTACCGGTGCGCCCACCACCGCGTTAACCGTTGAACAGAATGCCACATTAGCAACATTGATCAATGATGGCGCCATCAATGATGACGGTAGCAACAGTAATAATTATGGCAATAATATCGTTCAGGTTAATGGCGCAATAACGTCATTTGAAAATACAGGGACTATCTCCAGTATTAATCAGTACCACTATGGCAGCATCGTCGCGGTAGGCGCATCGGGTGAAATTGATAATTTCACCAACAGCGGAATAATTAAAAACGCGTCAGATAATTTTAACCCGGGTTTAAATAATACCGGAGCTGTCACGAATGCGGGTTACATTAAAACGCTGACTAACACTGCTGATGGGAAAATTACCGGATATTCCGGCATCAACAACCAGGGCAGAATTGACACATTATTAAATGCAGGCGTGATTGCCACCGATACGGGCAATCATGGAATAATGTTAGGAAACAACGCTGCTATTTATAACAACACGAACAGTAGCATTGGTACATTGCATAATACCGGCATTCTTCAGTCAAACTCACTCTATAGTTATGATGGCGGCGGAATCTTTAACTTTGGTACGATTGATACCCTCATCAATGATAATGAAATCATAGGGAGTTCTTTCGGTATTGAAAACTATGGTGCAATTGGTACCATTGAAAACAACGGTAAGATCACCGCAAACAATTTTGGCATCTACGCAAGTACCTCTAATGCAACCTCTATTGGCACGATAGCCAATAATGGTGAAATCAGCGGTGCGAGCTACGGGATTTTGATTTCCACCTACAGCCAAAGCCTGGAAACAAATATTATCAACAAGGGACTGCTGAGCGGCACAAACTTTGCCCTTTATCTCCAGAGCGACAGCAACTCCTCTTCCGCTGCCAATATTACCCTAACCAACAGCGGTGTGGTTGCGGGTGATATTTATACCAATAATTCTGAAGCGTTAAAAATTAATGGTGGAACCACCACCATGGGCGAGTTAACCGGCTTGAACGGAATTGGGACCATTACCAGTACCCGTTCTAACGTAGAATTCGGTACGGGCTCACTGCTGCTTAACGACAATGTCGTGGCCAGTACCGTTGTTAACAATGCTGCGTCATTGCAGGTGAACAACAGCATCACGGTTGCGGGAGATTACCATCAGAAAGCCGCTGCCACGCTGATCTCTGGTATCTCTGATTTGGCGATTTCACGCACCGATCTTATCGCCGAAACCGGCTATGGTCGCCTGAATGTGACCGGTAATGCCACGATTGATCAAGGGTCCAGCGTTAATCTGGTGCGTACGGGTAATACCTATAAATTCGCCGAAGGTCAGCGCTTTGTGGTGGTGAATGCCGCGGGTGCCGCGACCGATTACAATGCGGATAAACTGAACTACAAAGCCATCGGCTACCGTGGTGCTGTACAAGGTTCTGTTTATGATGATGGCGAGAATAAAGCGCTGGTCTTAACCGTCGGCGCTGAGCAGCCAGTCACTCCGCCTGTCGTAACGCCGCCAGTTGTCACGCCTCCCGTCGTAAAACCACCGGTGGTGACACCGCCTGTTGTCACGCCGCCTGTAGTAACACCACCTGTTGTGACGCCGCCAGTTGTCACACCACCTGTTGTGACGCCTCCGACGCAGCCAGATCGCGGTTTGGCGACGATTCCAAGCGCCACCGCATCACTCGGCGGTCTGGGGAACTATACCGGGATTGCGTCACCGCAATTACTGGAGCTTTATAACGCCTCGCTGGCAATTGACAGCAAAGGTGAAGCGAACCGCGTAGGCGAGAGTTTGTCTCCGGGTCAGAACATCAACACCAGTTCAGCCGCTGCGGTGGCAACGTCGACCGCTCAGGCCGTAGTGGGTGCGCACATTGATGCCGTCCGTAATCCGAGCAATTCCGGTACCAGCGGCGTGGCGACGGGTGATGACTACGCCAGCAACTGGATTGTCTGGGGTCAACCGTTCGGTGGCTATGCACGTCAGGACAGCACCGCTGAAGTCAGTGGTTACAGCGCGAAGTTTGGCGGCCTGATCATGGGTGCGGATCGTTCGCTGGGTGACGACTGGCGTCTGGGTGCGGCGGTGAACTACAGCAATACGTCTGTTCACGGTAAAGGAAACCTGAGTGGCAATACCTCGACGGCCGATAACTACGGCGTCATTGGTTATGCCGGTTTCACAGGCGATCCATGGTATCTCAACTTGTCTGCGGGTGTGAACCGTCAGAACTACACCTCCGTTCGTCGCGCTGATTTCACCGGTTTCTCCGGCGCTGCGCAGGGTAAATTCAACGGTCAGTCCGTCACGCTGCAGACTGAATTCGGCTATCCGCTGACGCTGCCAGCTGGCGTGGTTCTGACACCGCTTGCCAGCCTGACTTACGGCTATCAGCACGTTGATGGCTATAAAGAGACTGGCGGCAACGGTATGGCGCTGGATGTTGGCAGCAGTCACGCACAATCCGTCGTAAGCGACATTGGCGCGCGTATTGAGAAAACCTTCGCAACGGGTCTTGGCAATCTGACGCCATTCGCCCAGGTGACGTGGTTGCATCAGTATGATGACCGCCAGGTCAGCAGCCGCGCGTCCTACGCCGCTGATACTGTCGGTGAAACCAGCTTCACGACCAAAGGCGCATCGCCAGTGGAAGACATGGCTGGCGTCGCGATCGGCAGCACGTTGTATGAGGCGAATGAGTTGAACCTCGACGCGCGCTACGATCTGCAAGCGGGCGAGCGCTATCAGGCACATACTTTCAGCCTGCGTCTGCGCAAAATGTTCTAATTGAGATGATGAATAAACGGGGCCTGAAAGGGCCCCGTTTTTTTATGTGCTGCAAAAGATTGAGTTTTTCAGTTAGCGCGTCGATAGTTATCCTTTTCTCATACGTAAACTGATATGAACGCTTCAGCTCTTAACCCTGCTTTGAAAATCGGCGCGCTGCTTTTGGTCGTCATTCTGGTGTATACGGGAATGTTCACCGGCGACAGAGCCACCTGGCTGATGGAAGTCACGCCGGTCATCATCATTGTGCCGCTTCTGCTCGCAACGCATCGACGCTATCCGCTCACGCCCCTGCTCTATACGCTCATTTTCTTTCACGCGATCATATTGATGATTGGCGGCATGTACACCTATGCCAAAGTACCGATAGGTTTTGAGGTTCAGGAGATGTTCAATCTGAGCCGTAATCCCTACGACAAACTGGGACATTTTTTCCAGGGTCTGGTGCCTGCCCTGGCGGCCCGCGAGATTCTGCTGCGAGGCGGTTATGTCAATGGCCGCAAAATGACGGGTTTTCTGGTGTGTTGTATTGCCCTGGCGATCAGTGCGACCTACGAGTTGATTGAATGGTGGGCGGCACTTGCCATGGGGCAAGGCGCTGATGACTTCCTGGGGACGCAGGGTGACCCGTGGGATACGCAATCAGATATGTTTTGCGCCCTGCTCGGCGCGCTGACCACCGTGCTGATTCTTAGCAGATATCACCAGCGGCAGCTGGAGAGACTGCCTGACTAACATCGTGACGCACAGGCCGCATCATTGCGGCCTGGAGTTTTTTGTCAGCAACGTGAAGTCATTCCAGACGCAGGTCGTCTTAAACAACGCCAGAAATAAGATGCACTGGCTGAAGCGGCTTGCGCAGCGGCTGATTATGTAACCGGGCATATCGGGGTTCTTGTTGTGCCGCTGGCGATAAGATAACGGTGTTATTCTCAATGCTCAGGTGGCCGTAATCAAATAGCTTATGTAAATCGGCCGTCAAAACAATACCGTTCTCAATCGTGTAACAGACTTTGGTTGCATGGCTGATAATGTGACACGCTTCCAGCGCCAATGAGCACCCAGTAATAGCGCACTTATTTTCCCAATTTAACAGGATCTTTTTACGGAATACTTCCTGCCCGCGGCGGACTTTAACCATCTGCACACCATCTTCACGAAACGTGGCGGGCTCAGCATACTGTTCCGTAACGTCCAGCAACTCACTCAGAATCGCCACAACGGGGGATTCAAGCGGAGCCTGGAAAGTCGCCCCTTGACGGCAGAAATGCTGTTTAAAAATACTCAGGCGTTTGTCACCATACATATCGGGTAGCTGCGCATTCAGGATCGTCTCATCGAGCCTAATAAAGCCTTCACCGGGGGTAATATTGTTTAATTCAAATCTGAGAGGATAAATGCTGGCCGGTTCTTTATAATGCCCTACGATCTCGTAGAGACCGCAAAGCTTATAATCCTCCTGTCCCTCAGGATGCTGAATCACAAAAACACAGTCGCCTTTTTTAACACGATTCCATGTCGATTCGCGCCCTACGCCATAGCCCTTTTCAAATTCAAAATCATGTCTATTTGCCGGGCCGTGATAAGCGTAAAAATAATTCATACTCAAATCCTTATTATTTATAATAAAGATATTATCGGCACCATTATCTATATATTTAGGTTCAGAGTTTAAGACAACGTTATCCGCAAGCGTTAAGGTAGTTAACGAATCATCACCCATTTCCAGCCCAGAAGGATGGTGATAGCCACGATAGTGATGATCGCCGCGATATGTAATGCAAAATCCAGTGGATGTACCTCTATCGGATGGCAAAACGACAGCAGCGTCAGCGCCATAAAAGCGACCCCAGCGCCCGCTGTCGCCAGGCTGCGCAGCGGATGCAATGAACGGGTGCGCCGCAAATAGCCAATCACCAGCGCGAGCATCGGGGTGCTGACCGCCAGCATAAAGGTGTAACAACTCACCTCTTCAGGATGGTTCACGGGAGATGTCTGACTCAAACTCACCATGACCGATCCCAGCCAGAGCACCAGCAATGGCGCAAACCAGTGCCAGCTTAACGGCCGTCGCCCGGGAATACTGATTAAAAAGGCGTTACCGATCGCCATGATCCCGAGGATGAAAGTCAGCGACAGTTGCAGCGTGGCTAACAGCGCGCCGGACTGGCTCCAGTCGGTCGCTACGCGCTGCATCAGCAGGCTGGTTAACCACCCGAACGGCAGCGCCATCAGCGTCCACGCCAGCACGCGCCAGCCCGTGTGCCAGGGGCGCTTAACCGGCCGCGCTTGCTGGCTTAGTTTTTCGATAAACACGTCATGATCGGCCATGATTCGCTCCCATTCGGCGAAGATTCGTTAATGCTCTGTGTAATAAAGATTTCACGGCTGAAAGGCTCAGATTGTGGCGCTGAGCTGCCTCGGCGAGCGTCATTTCCTCAAGGTGGATATGCTGCACAATCTGGCGCTGACGAGAAGGCAGCCGGTCTAATATAAGCGACAGCTCCTCCTGCATCTCCTGATGTTCTGAATCATCCAGTGCCGCATAATCTGATAACGATGCATCAGCTGTAGTTTCACGCCGCTGAGAACGCCCCCGATGGCGAAGCGCGTCGATCGCGCGGGCCTGCGAAATGGCCATCAGCCACGGCAAAAAAGGACAGGCTGGATCGTAGGTATGGCGCACCCGATGGACCGTCAAAAGGACATCCTGAATGACATCTTCGATCAACACCGGATCGGACACCTGTTTGCGCACGATCGCCCGGATAGCCGGAACGATAGCGCGCAAAAGCTGCGTATAAGCGTCACGATCCCCCACCTGCGCTTTTACCATCAGCGCGGGCCATGCTTCGCGTGGCGCAAAAACGTTATCCATATTTCGCCATGCTATTTACCTCATGCTTTTTTGCCAGCAGCCTGATCCAGCGCGGTGACCACAATCGACGGCGTGAGCACCTGCGGCAACACTTTTGGCGCGCTTCCGTCCGCCGGATACACCACATATAACGGTAATCCACCCTGCCCGAACCTGTTCATCGCGTCATCGATATCGGCGTTAAACGAGGTTGAATCGGCCACCATATAGACGGTTCCCGTCCTCGCCATGGCCTGCTTGACGGCCTGCGTAGATAAAGAGGTACGGTCATTGACCTGGCAAGTGATGCACCACGACGCGGTGAAATTCACAAAAATCGCTTTGCCGTGGCCGCGCATCGC
Coding sequences within it:
- the ompB gene encoding outer membrane autotransporter — encoded protein: MKKKYLSQLISLLVASTAAQGLLTTHALAVSGLTIDSSVSSINVVGPNDSLHITSTGSITGAPTTALTVEQNATLATLINDGAINDDGSNSNNYGNNIVQVNGAITSFENTGTISSINQYHYGSIVAVGASGEIDNFTNSGIIKNASDNFNPGLNNTGAVTNAGYIKTLTNTADGKITGYSGINNQGRIDTLLNAGVIATDTGNHGIMLGNNAAIYNNTNSSIGTLHNTGILQSNSLYSYDGGGIFNFGTIDTLINDNEIIGSSFGIENYGAIGTIENNGKITANNFGIYASTSNATSIGTIANNGEISGASYGILISTYSQSLETNIINKGLLSGTNFALYLQSDSNSSSAANITLTNSGVVAGDIYTNNSEALKINGGTTTMGELTGLNGIGTITSTRSNVEFGTGSLLLNDNVVASTVVNNAASLQVNNSITVAGDYHQKAAATLISGISDLAISRTDLIAETGYGRLNVTGNATIDQGSSVNLVRTGNTYKFAEGQRFVVVNAAGAATDYNADKLNYKAIGYRGAVQGSVYDDGENKALVLTVGAEQPVTPPVVTPPVVTPPVVKPPVVTPPVVTPPVVTPPVVTPPVVTPPVVTPPTQPDRGLATIPSATASLGGLGNYTGIASPQLLELYNASLAIDSKGEANRVGESLSPGQNINTSSAAAVATSTAQAVVGAHIDAVRNPSNSGTSGVATGDDYASNWIVWGQPFGGYARQDSTAEVSGYSAKFGGLIMGADRSLGDDWRLGAAVNYSNTSVHGKGNLSGNTSTADNYGVIGYAGFTGDPWYLNLSAGVNRQNYTSVRRADFTGFSGAAQGKFNGQSVTLQTEFGYPLTLPAGVVLTPLASLTYGYQHVDGYKETGGNGMALDVGSSHAQSVVSDIGARIEKTFATGLGNLTPFAQVTWLHQYDDRQVSSRASYAADTVGETSFTTKGASPVEDMAGVAIGSTLYEANELNLDARYDLQAGERYQAHTFSLRLRKMF
- a CDS encoding Protein of uncharacterised function (DUF1109), with the translated sequence MADHDVFIEKLSQQARPVKRPWHTGWRVLAWTLMALPFGWLTSLLMQRVATDWSQSGALLATLQLSLTFILGIMAIGNAFLISIPGRRPLSWHWFAPLLVLWLGSVMVSLSQTSPVNHPEEVSCYTFMLAVSTPMLALVIGYLRRTRSLHPLRSLATAGAGVAFMALTLLSFCHPIEVHPLDFALHIAAIITIVAITILLGWKWVMIR
- the sigM gene encoding ECF subfamily RNA polymerase sigma-24 factor; translated protein: MDNVFAPREAWPALMVKAQVGDRDAYTQLLRAIVPAIRAIVRKQVSDPVLIEDVIQDVLLTVHRVRHTYDPACPFLPWLMAISQARAIDALRHRGRSQRRETTADASLSDYAALDDSEHQEMQEELSLILDRLPSRQRQIVQHIHLEEMTLAEAAQRHNLSLSAVKSLLHRALTNLRRMGANHGRS
- the yjdF gene encoding Predicted membrane protein produces the protein MNASALNPALKIGALLLVVILVYTGMFTGDRATWLMEVTPVIIIVPLLLATHRRYPLTPLLYTLIFFHAIILMIGGMYTYAKVPIGFEVQEMFNLSRNPYDKLGHFFQGLVPALAAREILLRGGYVNGRKMTGFLVCCIALAISATYELIEWWAALAMGQGADDFLGTQGDPWDTQSDMFCALLGALTTVLILSRYHQRQLERLPD
- a CDS encoding Alpha/beta hydrolase family encodes the protein MGIKHDIFFTGILISLSFLLAGCVSDDSRITAKEIAQHSRLSRDDIQTNPFLIATWSRITAPVHSLRVYIEGDGFAWKSRTQPSDDPTPRKPIGLTLAATDKNQNVLYIARPCQFIGPPLPAHCDKRVWTSDRFSPSVIDAMNDALSQFVKQYPGVKLELIGYSGGGNIAAILAERRTDVRSLRTVAGNLDVAYVNAIHHVSAMPDAVSAIDRASALRMMPQLHFSGDADKTVTPEVAQRFQRAVGGTCSQVDIVSNMTHGSDWAAIWPQLLAKELPEC